A portion of the Leptidea sinapis chromosome 27, ilLepSina1.1, whole genome shotgun sequence genome contains these proteins:
- the LOC126972643 gene encoding protein anon-37Cs-like codes for MMNSFKIISSSRQWQKFLKRLRSDCDPGWFDCGPDLEDRGICAKDPGDPTKCYEEPRVVIIGAGMAGLSAAARLKQKGINNMVVLEAYERPGGRIHSCWIGDVVAELGANCKPSNTQAHPLYTLFTSENPPRPGVPGAEHPRGLFRTAVQGKMAFPTTISAYYKFRQIEEEAAQIYCLGGSKQQGSLLNFMSIRIQQELHEYPEDQQHDAARIMFGLSHMLHARSGDDIGMVCYDNMGCFMNMPGGDVRVPLGMMGTLAPILRQIPEAVIQYCKPVTCIYWGTCMDSGCRAIVTTADGCEYSADYVILTMSSGVLNALSSKLFCPALPASKVEALNCLCLGTCNKIYLEYCRPFWVWHKGNLNFYSANSLSGRPDWTRGIQSIEVVPNSKHVLCVMVSGPDGAMMELLCDRDIAEGVTDVLRSCTGNLFIPYPVTLLRSSWTSDPFFYGAYSCDCSNSKGEVHRKLACPIPGPTDSIPPILLFAGEATVPGYNGTIAGARLSGIREAERIVQLTLRYKGPPLPSQKPNERNKNMKCQRANQ; via the exons ATGatgaattcttttaaaatcatttcaAGTTCCAGGCAGTggcaaaaatttttaaaacgtCT GAGGTCGGACTGTGATCCAGGATGGTTTGACTGTGGACCAGATTTAGAAGATCGTGGCATATGTGCAAAAGATCCAGGTGACCCTACTAAATGTTATGAGGAACCACGGGTTGTGATCATTGGAGCGGGTATGGCTGGTTTGTCTGCAGCGGCCAGATTGAAACAAAAAGGGATCAACAACATGGTAGTCTTAGAAGCTTACGAGAG ACCTGGTGGAAGAATACATTCATGCTGGATTGGTGATGTTGTTGCTGAATTAGGAGCTAATTGCAAACCATCAAATACACAAGCTCACCCGCTTTATACGTTATTTACATCAGAAAATCCTCCCCGGCCAGGTGTGCCAGGGGCCGAGCATCCACGGGGATTATTTCGTACAGCTGTTCAAGGGAAAATGGCCTTTCCTACTACTATAAGTGCTTATTATAAATTTCGTCAAATAGAAGAAGAAGCAGCACAGATTTATTGTCTTGGTGGTAGTAAGCAGCAAGGCTCACTTTTGAATTTCATGAGTATTCGAATTCAACAAGAGTTACATGAGTATCCTGAAGATCAACAACATGATGCAGCCAGGATAATGTTTGGTCTTTCTCACATGTTGCATGCGCGCAGCGGTGACGATATAGGAATGGTGTGCTATGATAACATGGGTTGTTTCATGAATATGCCTGGTGGTGACGTTCGCGTTCCTTTAGGAATGATGGGCACCTTAGCTCCAATATTGAGACAGATACCAGAAGCAGTAATCCAATACTGTAAGCCCGTAACATGCATTTATTGGGGGACCTGTATGGATTCTGGATGTCGTGCAATTGTTACAACAGCCGACGGATGTGAATATTCAGCTGATTATGTTATACTTACTATGTCAAGTGGCGTCCTTAATGCACTTTCTTCTAAACTATTTTGTCCCGCTTTGCCTGCTTCAAAAGTAGAAGCACTAAACTGCTTATGTTTAGgtacttgtaataaaatatatcttgaaTATTGTCGACCATTTTGGGTCTGGCACAAAggaaatttaaacttttatagTGCAAATTCTTTATCTGGACGTCCAGATTGGACTCGTGGTATACAATCAATTGAAGTAGTGCCTAATAGTAAGCATGTGTTGTGTGTTATGGTGTCTGGACCAGACGGAGCGATGATGGAGTTACTTTGCGATAGAGATATTGCTGAAGGTGTTACAGATGTATTAAGATCGTGCACGGGTAACCTATTTATACCATATCCAGTTACATTGCTCAGGTCAAGTTGGACTTCGGATCCATTCTTTTATGGCGCATATTCTTGTGACTGTTCCAATTCGAAGGGCGAAGTTCATCGAAAATTAGCCTGTCCGATTCCCGGACCGACGGACTCAATACCACCTATACTATTATTTGCAGGTGAAGCAACAGTACCCGGCTATAATGGCACAATAGCTGGGGCAAGACTAAGTGGTATTCGAGAAGCAGAAAGAATTGTTCAATTAACTCTCAGATACAAGGGTCCCCCACTCCCAAGTCAGAAACCaaatgaaagaaataaaaacatgaAATGTCAAAGAGCAaaccaataa